The following proteins are encoded in a genomic region of Cricetulus griseus strain 17A/GY chromosome 7, alternate assembly CriGri-PICRH-1.0, whole genome shotgun sequence:
- the LOC100770828 gene encoding olfactory receptor 10-like isoform X2, translated as MGSFNTSLGGGFLLVGFSDWPQLELIFFIYILIFYSLTLFGNTAIIALSRMDLRLHTPMYFFLSNLSFLDLCYTTSTVPQLLINLHGLDRTISYGGCVAQLLISLALGSTESLLLVVMAFDRYAAVCRPLYYTTIMNPFLCQTLAIVSWVGGLMNSLIQTSLMMAMPLCGYRLNHFFCEMPVLLKLACEDTGGTEAKMFVARVVIVAFPAMLILGSYVQIARAVLKIKSIAGRRKAFGTCGSHLLVVSLFYGSAIYTYLQPKGSYSESEGKFVALFYTIITPMLNPLIYTLRNKDVKAALWKVLGRGTATG; from the coding sequence ATGGGAAGCTTCAACACCAGCTTGGGAGGAGGCTTCCTCTTGGTGGGCttctcagactggcctcaactaGAACTCATcttctttatttacattttgattttctaCTCCTTAACTCTCTTTGGCAACACGGCCATCATTGCTCTCTCCCGAATGGACCTTCGATTACAcactcccatgtacttcttcctctccaatcTCTCCTTCCTGGACCTCTGCTACACCACCAGCACTGTGCCCCAGCTCCTGATCAACCTTCATGGACTTGACAGGACCATCAGCTATGGTGGGTGTGTGGCCCAGCTGCTCATATCTCTGGCTCTGGGCTCCACAGAGAGTTTGCTCCTGGTGGTGATGGCCTTTGACCGCTATGCTGCTGTGTGTCGTCCTCTGTACTACACAACCATCATGAACCCCTTTCTCTGCCAGACATTGGCTATTGTCTCCTGGGTGGGTGGCCTCATGAACTCTCTGATCCAGACAAGCCTCATGATGGCCATGCCCCTCTGTGGCTATCGACTGAATCACTTCTTTTGTGAGATGCCTGTTCTCCTGAAGTTGGCCTGTGAGGACACAGGAGGAACAGAGGCCAAGATGTTTGTGGCCAGAGTGGTGATTGTTGCTTTTCCAGCCATGCTCATTCTAGGCTCCTATGTACAGATTGCCAGGGCAGTGTTGAAGATCAAGTCAATTGCTGGACGCAGAAAAGCCTTTGGGACATGTGGGTCCCACCTTCTGGTGGTTTCTCTGTTTTACGGCTCAGCCATCTACACATACTTACAGCCCAAGGGCAGCTATTCTGAGAGTGAGGGGAAGTTTGTTGCTCTTTTCTATACTATCATCACCCCCATGCTCAACCCTCTGATTTATACCCTGAGGAACAAGGATGTGAAGGCGGCTCTGTGGAAGGTACTAGGGAGAGGGACAGCCACAGGGTAG